From the genome of Tripterygium wilfordii isolate XIE 37 chromosome 6, ASM1340144v1, whole genome shotgun sequence:
TTAGTATCCTGACCTTTTCGAAACAAACCTTGCCTAGATAAAGCAATTTTTGCATCATTCTTCGCCTAATAATATTGACAACAAAGCATCCGACAATCAACATATCATTTTTAAGTGATCAACATGTAATTCAGAAATTAGAACCAGCAGAGCTTTCAGCATAACATAAACGTATAACCTACCTTAAGCTCCTTGATCCTTTGGAAGTCCTCATTAGAGAGAATACCATCTGTTGTATCTGAAGAGGGTTGCTTCATTTTTTCTTCAGCCAATCTCTTAAGGGCACGAAGACTTGTCTCGGCAGCATTAATATCAATATCAGaaaagtttctttttcttgatttaGAATTTTTTGCTCCACTAGCACCAATACTAAACGCCTCTTTGTCTTCTCCCtcttccacctcctcctcctcctcttcttccacctcctcctcctcttcctcctgaTCTTCATCAGCATCACTAACATCAATACTATTTTCACTatcttcttcctcatcttcaCCATCTGCATCGCTTTCCTTTTCGTCATCATCACTGCCAGTCAACATCTTCTCATTGTCAagatcatgatcatcatcagATCCACTGAACATGGACCTGTCACGGTCATCTCCATCCTCGCCATCATTATCCACATCAACGTCATCGTCATCATTCTGCTCTAATAACTCAACACCCAGAACATTGCTGAGAACACTGACTTCTCCGTATGCTTTTGGCCTTGCCTTTGGGTCTGTGGGACGCCCGCGGTCCTTCTTGACTAACAATGATGGACACAGCTGCAGGTAAATTAAGAGTTATCCCTAAGCGCAGAAAACATGTGCATGCATGCACACATAATCAGCTTGAACAAACATTTTtgtcaaagaaagaagaaaaagtagcTCCAATACCTCTCTAAATAAAATCATTAGTGAACGAGCAGCAACTGAAACTGCCTTTTCATGCGACTTCTTATATAATACAAGATCTTGGAGCAGATCTTCGGTCATCAACTGTAAACCAgcaaaaaaaagatttaagttTGACAGCATTAAGACTTAAGTTGCCTAAGATGTGACAACCAGCAAGAAAGAGAGGCAACGGCATGAAAAAAATTGAGTACAAAACGATACTtcgaacaagaaattaaaagccataattgaaAGCTCCAAAATTTGGATTTGATTAACTACATAGGCAAAGTCTAATCAGGCTGACAATGAAGGAGGAATAAAATACCCAAAACATGGATAGGAAATTACCAAAGGAATGCGCAAGCATATTTCCCTGATCACATTCAGTCCAATAGCAATAGCCTGGCAAAGCAACCAAAGTTGGTCAAATTTattggaaattgataggaaaaCTAGCATAATGTGGTTTTAGCGCAACACCTCTGGACGTGAGCGATCATGTACAAATTGATTTACAACTTGTTTGAATAATGGTTCAACTGCATCAGGAGGcacctgtttaaaaaaaattaagttaaaAACAGTTAAAAAAAGGGCAGGGGAGGGGAGAAAAATGCCACAGAACTACAACCATCAAAACAAGAAACCTGACCATATCATGGCACGCCTGGACTGCTGCTGCCAGTAAATTTGTGACATCACGTTGATGGGGCTGCCCATAATTATATAGTCATGTatctattaagtattaattaatggAATGCCTTAGTACACCAAGGTAAATAATGTACCTGAATATATTTCTGAAGAAAAGGATAAAAGTTCAATAAAATCAATCGGTGAAGCCCAACCGTTCGAGCAATTACTTTCAACATCATCATTTTAACCTGATGCATGTAAAGAGCTaaatctcaataaaaaaaataataatgtacAACAATATAGCCAAAATTCACAAAGAAGAAACATGATAGATAACTCTTTTCTATTATTTTCCATGCTAATATTCTGGTTTGGTTGCGTTTAAAAATGATACAACttcattttacaaaaaaaaaaaaaaaaaaaaaaaaaagagaagcccCAAATACATTGGCCTAGGATTATGTATGACAACACAAGGAACAAAAAATTTACTTCAACTACTTGAGATCAGCTAAATGAACCAAAAAAAGGACAAGACACCCAATGCAAAAAGCTGCCATGGCTAAATTAACTTCAAGTACCATTGCTAAACTCACATCATATATTGTTCAGTCTTAGTCTTAGGTATTTTATGCCCATAGATTTTAGAGCATGTCTTTTGCTTTTAGCTTCAAATTAACTACTGACATGGCATATGAACTCCAACAATACCATAACAACATACCTGGAGGGGCTGCATCCTAAATAGATATTGCAATTCCATCCATAACTATGATAAAAAACAAAAGCTCAGCTAAAGACCTTGGTGTTACACCTGTTGTGATTGCATGCATTTGTGGATCCCCGTACTAGTTTCATGCTAACTAGTATTCCTTTATACACGCTCTCAACCATATTAAGATAGACGGCAAGCTAATAATCCCCCGAAAATTTAGACAGACAAGCAATAGAACTTTATTACACGAGAAACGGACAGAATAGTGTATCAACTATTAAGCATCTGAATGTTGAGTGACAGTGACACAAATATGTAAGGCATAACAATGTTTTTCAATGGAATGGATAGAAGGCATGATGTATCTACAAAGTCTTACCTCGAAACGCTCATTATAGGTTTGAAGGCGAGAGAATAACTTCTCAACAAATCCCTGCAAGAATTATTACAAAATCTTATTCGGTCCCACAGGTAGCttaaaagaataaatttcaGTGATATGATGATAAAAGGTAGCCAACCTGGGCATCCTTTAAATGGTTAAGTGGCGAATAAAAATTTGAAGAAGAATTTTTTTCTGATGACAGGCGTTGCTGTCTTTTCATGCTACGAACAGCACGCTGcagttttgctttctttttcttcttgctAGAAGATGTACCTTTATGGTGTGCCTGAAATTTTGATACGAAGCAATACCATAGAGAATTAGCTaaaatatttcttctttttttgggagaggggggggggggggggggggggggggtgagaGGAGAGGCAACTAACATTTTTGCAATAACATAGCTAAGAAATACCTCTCCAGAAGGTCATGGCATGGGTAAGAGGGGGTTATGTATAATGCACAATTCATCATAAATAATGGGACAGAAATGTCCTAAACTTCAGCATCACATTAATAATTCATCTAGTTGGACAAAACATCAATTGAATTCCTTAATTCGATTTGTATTCTTATGGTGAGATAAGTACACAAGTTACAAGTATAAGGCTAGATTAGGAATGgctcatcaggaaaaacaattaatttatgaTGAATTATACATGAATCATCCAAAGTGCAGGGATGGCTTAGGATATGATAGAATGCAACTGACCTTGTAAATAGCCTCTTTATTAATGGCAACTTGAGAAGTCTCAGGAGCTGTATCGTCATCGCTGCCTGAATCATCACTGTCTTCATCACCTTGAATCTTTTCGTAATCAAGGAGAAAAGATATAGCAGCTATCATAATCctaagaaaattcaaaacacAGATAGTACACCCTCAATTGAAATTACAAAACCATTTTTTGCATGCATATGAAATAGCAAAATAATGATTGAATAAAAGATGAATACCTGGAGGAAGGATGAAAACAAGCAGTGCAAATGGCATTAGCAGTTCTATCATCAAACCACACCTTCCTCCTGTGAAGCTCGCATAGAATGGTAAGTGATCTCTTTGCTTTTGCCTCGTCCTCTTGCTACAAAAAAGTGTAAAAGCTGAAGAATCAGTAAAATACGACCAAACAATCCATGACAccgagaaaattaaaaataaataaataaaaacgaaGAGCATTATAAACCTGCAGCATTGAAAACACAATGCTCTGAAGAGCCCTATTCACAGCTTCGTTCTTATGCTTCTTATTCATGCGCCTAACGCTTTGAATTACATGAGAGAATGCCAATTTCCTCAAAACCCTATCACCCAGTGTCTGCAGCTCCACGAACAATGCAAGAGTCTCCTTGATATCCACTATCtaccaaacaaaaaaactcTGTCAAACACACATAGTCCTCATTCTATCACCATTCTTTTTACTGATCAAGAAATCAAatatataaatgcataaatatgaTGCCGCTCTAACATACCTGACGATTGAGGAGGAGAATCAGAGCTTGTGTGACGTGGCAACGGAGCCCTGAGGGCAGAGATGGTGCGGACGACTTAAGGAAGTCGGCGAGTTGCTTAGGGAAATCCGCAAGCTGCTTTGGGTAGAAGGGAGTGACATGGGCAAGGAACATGGCGCGATCGCCGAGGTCCTTGGAGACAGTGGGGTCAGCCGCAACACCGGTGATAGAGGTGAAGTTCATGGCAGCCTGTTGCCGAAAGAGCTCCAGAGCGGAGTTGAATTGGCTGTAGAGGAGACCGAGTTCGGTGACGTATCCCTCCGGGTCACATTTCATCTTGGACTGAAGAGCCGGAAGGCTCAGCTTCTCTGCGGCACGGCCGGAGGCCGCCAGTGCCTCTGCCGCAAAAGTGGTCATTGTTGCTTGTGTGGCTGATCAACGTAGTGGCTATGAGATTTTTAGGATTATGTGGACTGCCGAAAAACCCTAGTTAAACCGCTTTCTTTGGTGCATATGTAGCTTGGTGCATCTTACCGCATCCGATCTCTCCCTTCTATGATGATCTGATGAGTTGACCCAATTTCACATATTtcaatacaaattttttttaaaaaaatttaaacttgATACGGTCGTTCTATAATAACAAACATTACACCTAGCATTACGTTAGCGGTGTAAAAATTTACAAATCCTAACAAAAGAATTATAAAACTGAATAACAAATGCCGAATTAACACCGAGTATTTTCAACTATTtcaatcattttcttttatataatcACTTTCTctaattgttttatttctacctgtcattttctttttctcttaaaTCCCAACACCTCCTAATACCTTGCCTTTATTTGCCTAACAAATTTATTGAATACAATTTAGAGGAGCTGATGTAGAGTGTTGTTGGATTCTAAtaatgtaaaattgaaaatGGCTCATTTTATTGTATTTAGAGAATTTGATAGGAAGAGCTGATGTGAATGCTCTAACAACCGGTTCACATATTTTGTTTTCGATCCGTTTCGGGTCTTCAAAGGGATTGAGAATTTTGTATGTAAGAGTGTGAAAAAGCTATAAATTTAGAACAGCAACATATGGCTTTATTTCAATCCAAACCAGCAATAAAAACATCACACCAACATCTCTCACATAACTATTTATCTTAAAATGACAAACAACATAGAAACCTTAAGCAAACATAAATTTAAACTGAGTGATCACATGATCATCTACTGAACTAGAGTTCATCCTTTCTTCCATCTTTATTGATGGTgtctcttcttttgctttctggATGGAGCTTGACTGGGTAGGAGGCTTCCAAAGTGATGCCACAAAGACCCTCTTCCGCATCGATGCCGCGTTGCATTCTAATGTAACCTTGCTCTCCCCAGTCTGTTCCCCATGAATTCCTCACTGTCCAGTACTTGGTTCCATCAGAAGCTGTTCCATAACCCACCAATGCCACCCCATGATTCAGTTCTGTCCCACAATGTCCATTGAACACACCCTGCAACCATTTTTAACCATTAAATCATCTCTCTTTCTGTTGAAATATGTGTATTACATTCTCATAGATTCAAACCATCACCAAACAAGAGAGTGAgagtgttttttatttatttttttttacctccGAGTAGAATTGGAAGTCCTTGCCACCAGCATCAATTGCAATCGAAACCGGCTGGTTTGCAACGGCTTTCATTAAGGCTGTTTCATCATTATCAGGTACCATCTCATACCCGTCAATGATTACCTCAGGAGCATTCAACTGCAAAAGAATGAAGAAGGTTTACTCCAATTTATTGATACATGATTTTCTAGAGCCATTGATTGCATAAATGTCTTTCTATATACCTTATTTGAGTCACAGGTGCCATCTCTAGCTGTATATGGGTAGTTCTTCTCTGTCGTTAGCCCGTTTACGTGCTCAAGGAACTTGAATGCATCTTCCATTAATCCTCCATTACAACCATGGTTTTCTTTGTCGCAATCAATCAGCTCTTGCTCAGATAAGGAGACTAGCTCCCCTGTTTTGATCTTGTTGATGCCTTCCACTGCAGCTACGGTTGAAAATGCCCAACAACTACCTACACATATCATCGAAAAATTTGAGTAAGTTTGGAGCCATACATGTTAAAACGTAACTTGAGTAATAAGAAACTTCGAATACGGGAATCATACCACATCTTCCTTGATTCTTAATCGCAGTCACTGCTCCATTCTTCCTCCAATCTACAGATGCTGGAAGATCCTCAGTCTTTCCATGTACGAACCCGGTTCTTCTTTTTGGACTGTGAAGCATCCGGTAGTGGGTAACTTTTGATCCTCCATAGTATGTCATGAACTCATGGTTTGTCATGTCTGCAAAACTGTTCAGGCTGAGCTTGTAAGGCTTATCCATCTGATTTACCTTGTGAATATGCTTCAAGTTCTCCTTGAACACATTGAAACGCTTTTGCTTCTCGCTTAGGCTGCGAGAAACCGTGTGGTGGCTCCTCCATCTCTCATACAAGCTCCAGAGACTCTCTTCTGAAGCCAAATCCTTCTCATGGTAATCAAAACTCTCCGCGAGACCGAATACCAGAACCAAAGAAAATAACACCAGAACTACTTTTCCTACACCCATGATGGTAATCTCCAGACCCTTTGATGTTGGTCTTAGCTCTGCAaccatgtccatatatactagTAAGGTGAGGTGTCAGGTTATCAGCTTTTAGATCTTTAACCtgaaattaagaagaaaaggcaccatctttttcttccttttttttttttcatctaaaATTGGAGGtggatttttctcatttttctgtCAATCTGTGAGATTTTGCAAGCAATCATGCGAAGCATGCCATCTCCCTTAGAATTTAGTTGTAGAAGATGACAGAATGGGCTTGTTGCTACAAGGCGATGGAGCATGATTTTTTTGCAAGTAATGTTCAAAAGTGCCACCTCCTTTGCTTCAAAAGTAGGTTAGTGAGATAAGTGTTAAaactgttttcttcttttccctaatttttctcttcctcttgcCGTTGTGTACCCCAATTTTCAGTACTAAATCCTCAGCAATAATGAAGCAGATGCTTTTGACGTAGAAAGATTTCGATAGAGAAAAATGAATGTCATGATTCTGGATactgtaccttttttttttccctccctccTTTACAATATCACCACACACCGTGATAAATTCGAAGTTAAAAGGAAATTATTTCTACCTCACGCAATGTGGTTGACCATTTTTTCATTGTCAAAATacgatattttttttccaattttctcctcaatcaattttattattttatttatatttttacaaaaataaattcattcaAAATTAATAGATATCAATGAAAATATCTAATGTTATGTCACAATATTTCCGATGACACGCCAAACTTCCAGAACTTTTTTGTCACAGCAATTCACCTGAGTTCATCATCACAAGTTTCAAAACTCGCCTCGCCTCACCTCACCGCAAGAGGTTAAAAGACAATATACTCCCAAACggaccttatatatatatatttttgctatatatatatctatggtTTTGCTAAAGACCTAGTTTGTGATAGCCGATGTGCAATTTAAAGAGCCAAATTAAGCTTAAAACCAAAATGAAAACATATCAACTTGGTTTATACTTCGATTAAATCCTGTGCTTCTATGACCCTACCTAGCTCCAGCAGGCTACTCTCAAGCAATATGCACAGATCGGAAGTTTCTCAAGAGTCTATGCTTCCATTTCTCTGTACACAGCAACATAATATCATTTGAATTGTGTGAATGCCCAgggttttcaattttctttggcAGCTTCACCTCATTTAAGTAATTAAGTGTATACACTCTAAGCTGACTAAGCATGAACACAACATATAATGTGAAGCAACAAGGAATCACACGGCCAGAAATGCAGACATTAAGAAAAAGCCTGTTCAACAATGAATACCCAAGATTCATCCCAAGTCAATACTCTATTAGCATCTGCAGCAACAACATTTGAtccatatattttaaatttcacTGAAAGGAAAAGATAAATTATAACAAAACGTTCACCCTATTCGAAAGAGAGATGCGTAGAAGAaatgattttaattttaaaaaacacaAAGTGGGAGAGATGAGcttcaaaggaaaagaaagcaaATCGAATCAGCATTCAGCAGAAgttcaagaaaaacaaatccaGTGATATTATATAGAGATGCCGTGAGTGATATTCAAATAACCAAACTGTTGTTCCTCCACATCATCCCActcattgaaaaaaaacaaacaaaccaagAACAGTGTTGGTGGGAACTCTAAAGTAGCAACCACATGCGCATATTTGGAAAATCTTTCAGTGAGAAGTAGGACCACACTTTGGATGGGAAACCTCAAGGATGTAGGAAAAGTTGTAACAACACCTTCTTTATATGGGATGCGTGGAAGAAGATACATAAAAGTTTTTCAAGACAACTGCTAATATGGTAAACTTCATACTGTGTTCCTTAAGATGAATGCCGCAACCAAGAATGTTGGGAATAAACGctttgatgatgacgatgacgaCATCGACGATGATGCACCTTTAGACAAATACATTGCAAGCTTACTCTATTGTACATCCATGTCCGTTCTCAACCTTTGAACTTACATTAGCAGGACATTTTGACAACCTTAGAAAAAGGTAGCCGTTCCAGAAACAAATTGTGTTTCCAGCGAAAGAGGGAGGCTAAATATCAGTTATTATTCACAAAAATACAAATTAGACAACTGAGAAAGGATGTCTCCTTGAATTACACACAGAGGTTTGattcttgaaaacaaaattagcaCTTTAATAAAGCAGTTTTACTAGACTCGTCTGCTGCAGCAggtattaaaaatttaaaactgCAACACCAGAGGATAGCACAAGAAAAGACAGATAATTGCAGCCCTACAGCCCCTAGTCCATCAACAATATGCAGCATGTCCTAAGAAATCGACAAATCCTCAAAATCGTTTTGGCATTTTACAAATGCGGCTAGGGATTATAAACAATGATCTGCTCTGTGAAACAACGGTTTAGAGGCTAGCTCTACAAAGAAATGATGCTCCTCAGTTAGCTAAAAGCATAAAGATCCAGAGATACTTGAGTTAAATAGTTCCCTGTCTACAAAGGAGCtgaacaaacaaaaacacaaagtaCACCCCAACGTCCCTTGCTTTCCATCAGAAAGAGGAGGaaatttatcaaaaagatcAAGAGAATCAAATTCCCATGGCAATCATGGTCATTATGCTTAAAGACTTCTTTTTTAAGTCTTAAATGTAATAGAATTCAAAGTAAAAAACGCCACAATGAATCAAAAGTAAAGAGAAAAACCACCAGCAACGCAGAACTCTTTAATTCCATTTCAGGCGACAGAATCCTTCTGTTTGGCGAGCAGCTCATCTCTAACTCTTCTAATTTCCGCTTCCCTCTCCAACCTCTCCTTCTGTAAAAACAATTATACTGTCAACCTCTCAACAACCATCACCATTTTCAAATCGCAAGTAAATTTTTTCGCAAATAAAAATTGCCAAAACCAACACAGAAATCACGGATAATGTACCTGATAAATTAGTTAGGGTTTTCTCCAcatcataaagaaaaaaaaattaaagaaatttcaAGGCGAGACCAATCAATtgaatgcatatatacatacgcACACAAATATGTACATAGATAGAGATAAGTAAAAGTTGAAAACGCAAGcgtgtgagagagaggaaggacCTTCTCGTCTTGATGGAGAGCGATCCAGACGTGAATTTTATCCATGGAATGCCAGAAGACGAAGGCTCCCAAGGACATCCCGAAGTAGGTTGCCACGCTCACCATCTTTGATTGCTGCTTTGTTCACGAGTGCTCCAGCAATAGCGATCTGCCGGATATGTCGTATGAACTATGAAGAGCTTTGAAGAGATTCTATTGTGACCTATCACACTGCTGTAACTGTAGCTAGAGCCTAGAGACGATTCAAAAGTCGGGTCAGGCCAGGCTGAGCCCGCTACATCGGGC
Proteins encoded in this window:
- the LOC120000914 gene encoding protein SDA1 homolog, which codes for MTTFAAEALAASGRAAEKLSLPALQSKMKCDPEGYVTELGLLYSQFNSALELFRQQAAMNFTSITGVAADPTVSKDLGDRAMFLAHVTPFYPKQLADFPKQLADFLKSSAPSLPSGLRCHVTQALILLLNRQIVDIKETLALFVELQTLGDRVLRKLAFSHVIQSVRRMNKKHKNEAVNRALQSIVFSMLQQEDEAKAKRSLTILCELHRRKVWFDDRTANAICTACFHPSSRIMIAAISFLLDYEKIQGDEDSDDSGSDDDTAPETSQVAINKEAIYKAHHKGTSSSKKKKKAKLQRAVRSMKRQQRLSSEKNSSSNFYSPLNHLKDAQGFVEKLFSRLQTYNERFEVKMMMLKVIARTVGLHRLILLNFYPFLQKYIQPHQRDVTNLLAAAVQACHDMVPPDAVEPLFKQVVNQFVHDRSRPEAIAIGLNVIREICLRIPLLMTEDLLQDLVLYKKSHEKAVSVAARSLMILFRELCPSLLVKKDRGRPTDPKARPKAYGEVSVLSNVLGVELLEQNDDDDVDVDNDGEDGDDRDRSMFSGSDDDHDLDNEKMLTGSDDDEKESDADGEDEEEDSENSIDVSDADEDQEEEEEEVEEEEEEEVEEGEDKEAFSIGASGAKNSKSRKRNFSDIDINAAETSLRALKRLAEEKMKQPSSDTTDGILSNEDFQRIKELKAKNDAKIALSRQGLFRKGQDTKLADSKILSSDQLSAKRVDPAELEVHVRKKLSKEERLALVRAGREDRGKYQARAAVKQKKTGGLSNRQKEHKKAMPLAAKRSKVAKSRQVKNKKQQRSGKQFRGKKGWK
- the LOC119999705 gene encoding vignain-like — encoded protein: MDMVAELRPTSKGLEITIMGVGKVVLVLFSLVLVFGLAESFDYHEKDLASEESLWSLYERWRSHHTVSRSLSEKQKRFNVFKENLKHIHKVNQMDKPYKLSLNSFADMTNHEFMTYYGGSKVTHYRMLHSPKRRTGFVHGKTEDLPASVDWRKNGAVTAIKNQGRCGSCWAFSTVAAVEGINKIKTGELVSLSEQELIDCDKENHGCNGGLMEDAFKFLEHVNGLTTEKNYPYTARDGTCDSNKLNAPEVIIDGYEMVPDNDETALMKAVANQPVSIAIDAGGKDFQFYSEGVFNGHCGTELNHGVALVGYGTASDGTKYWTVRNSWGTDWGEQGYIRMQRGIDAEEGLCGITLEASYPVKLHPESKRRDTINKDGRKDEL
- the LOC119999706 gene encoding uncharacterized protein LOC119999706; the encoded protein is MVSVATYFGMSLGAFVFWHSMDKIHVWIALHQDEKKERLEREAEIRRVRDELLAKQKDSVA